The following coding sequences are from one Desulfobotulus pelophilus window:
- a CDS encoding BRO-N domain-containing protein translates to MEDQFPTLEFTFQNQTVRTLSENDETWFVARDVFTALEIAWRGEGSLSNIPEGWRQVRKLRTSHTNQFGSNCEQDRDIIFINEPALYKLAFRSNKPAAEDFTNWVASEVLPAIRRTGRYGASAPATLPHGHDDQILLARHLVREVNGMLASLRTLSQLHQNMVVSVNNVLRTVSVLNPEVHHEAFVQSLRNQGGGK, encoded by the coding sequence ATGGAAGACCAATTTCCCACCCTTGAATTCACATTTCAAAATCAAACAGTCAGAACCCTATCAGAAAATGACGAGACTTGGTTTGTTGCCAGAGATGTTTTTACCGCTCTCGAAATAGCGTGGAGAGGGGAAGGATCTCTTAGCAATATTCCGGAAGGATGGAGGCAGGTACGGAAACTCCGAACCAGCCATACAAACCAGTTCGGAAGCAACTGCGAACAGGACAGGGACATTATTTTCATCAACGAACCCGCCCTCTATAAACTCGCCTTCCGATCCAACAAACCCGCTGCCGAAGATTTCACCAACTGGGTGGCCAGTGAAGTTCTCCCCGCCATCCGCCGAACGGGCCGCTATGGCGCTTCCGCCCCGGCCACCCTCCCCCATGGCCATGACGACCAGATCCTTCTGGCACGGCACCTTGTCCGGGAAGTGAATGGTATGCTGGCAAGCTTACGCACCCTGAGCCAGCTTCATCAGAATATGGTGGTATCCGTCAACAACGTACTACGAACGGTCTCTGTGCTGAACCCGGAAGTTCATC